ACCTCGAGGTCTTCTTTCGCCCCTACCCGCACCGTCTGCGACTCGGCGTCGATGGCGGTGACGTACCGGGGCAGGCCGTCCGGCCCGGGGCCGGCGATGCCGAGGCCCTTGCGCTGGCCGATGGTGAAACCGTGCACGCCGTCGTGCTCGGCGAGCACCGCACCGGTGGCGTCGTCGACGACGGCTCCGCGCCGCACTCCGATCCGGGCGCCGAGGAAGGCCTGGGTGTCACCGGAGGGGATGAAGCAGATGTCGTGGCTGTCGGGCTTGTCGGCGACGGACAGCCCGCGACGCGCGGCCTCGTCGCGGATCGCCGGCTTGGGGGTGTCGCCGATCGGGAACGCCGCATGGCGCAACTGCTGGGCGGTCAGCACACCGAGCACGTACGACTGGTCCTTGTCGACGTCGACCGCACGACGCAGCCGCCCGTCGGACAGCCGGGCGTAATGCCCGGTGGCCACCGCATCGAAGCCCAACGCCAGGGCTTTGGCCGCCAACGCGGAGAACTTGATCTTCTCGTTGCAGCGCACGCAGGGGTTGGGGGTTTCGCCGCGCTCGTAGGACGCGACGAAATCGTCGATCACGTCCTCGGCGAACTTGTCGGCGAAATCCCAGACATAGAACGGGATTCCGAGAACATCGGCGACCCGGCGGGCATCGCCGGCGTCTTCTTTGGAGCAGCAGCCGCGCGAACCGGTCCGCAGGGTGCCCGGCTGGCGGGACAGTGCCAGGTGCACGCCGACGACCTCGTGACCGGCGTCGACCATCCGCGCGGCGGCCACCGAGGAATCGACGCCGCCGCTCATCGCCGCCAGCACTTTCATCGCAGCGCCCCCAGTGATGAACTGGCCAGTGCGGCCTGGCGGGCCCGCTCGACCGCGGCGGGCAACACTCGCAGCGCGGCGTCGACATCGGCTTCGGTGCTGGTGTGGCCCAATGACAACCGCAACGATCCGCGGGCGGCGTCGGCGTCGGCGCCCATGGCCAACAGGACATGCGAGGGTTGCGCCACGCCGGCCGTGCACGCCGACCCGGTGGAGCATTCGATTCCGTTGGCGTCCAACAACATCAGCAGCGAGTCGCCTTCACAACCACGGAATGTGAAGTGGGTGTTGCCCGGGAGCCGGCGATCGCCGAGGGCGCCGTTGACTCCGGTGTCGGCGATCGAATCCAGCACGCCGTTGACGAGCCGATCGCGCAGGTAGCGCAGCCGGGCGCCGGTGGCGTCGAGCGATTCGACGGCGACATCGGCAGCCGCCGCCATCGCGACCACACCCGCGACATCCGGTGTGCCCGAACGGACGTCACGTTCCTGACCGCCGCCGTGCAGCAGCGGAACGCAGGCGGTGGCCCGGCGAAGCAGCAGCGCGCCGACGCCCGTCGGTCCGCCGAACTTGTGCGCAGCCAGGCTGATGGCCGACAGGTTGGAGCCGGCGAAGTCCACCGGAATGTGACCGACCGCCTGGACGGCGTCACTGTGGATCGGCACGTCGAACTCGGCGGCCACGGCGGCCAGTTCGGCGATCGGCATGATCGTGCCGACCTCGTTGTTGGCCCACATCACCGTGACCAGCGCCACGTCGTCGTGTTCGGTGAGCGCCTCGCGCAGCGCGGCCGCCGTCACCGACCCGTCCGGTTCGGTCGGCAGGAACGTCACCTCGGCGCCCTCATGCTCGGCCAGCCAGGTGACGCCGTCGAGCACGGCGTGGTGCTCGACGGCGGTGGTCACGATGCGGCGGCGGGCGGGTTCGGCGTCGCGCCGCGCCCAGTAGATGCCTTTGACGGCGAGGTTGTCGCTTTCGGTGCCGCCTGCGGTGAAGATCACCTCGGACGGCCGGGCGCCGAGGCGCGCCGCGATGGTCTCCCGGGCCTCTTCCATCCGGCGGCGGGCGTCGCGGCCCGCGGTGTGCAGCGAAGAGGCGTTGCCGACGGTGGCCAGCGCAGCCGTCATCGCCTCGATGGCAGCAGGATGCATCGGGGTGGTGGCAGCGTGGTCGAGATACACCGGACCGGCGGTCGGGCTCATAGCCCGTCCAGGATACCGGCAGGCGCGCAAGCCTCTTGCCACGGCGAACGTCACCCCAGCGTGACGCTCGGCGCCGAACGTGACTCCGGAGTGACGTTCGGCGGCGAAATCAGCCCGCCAGGGCGTGGCTGTGCTGGAACCGCGGGGCAATCTGCCCACGCACCGCCACCTCGCAGCGGGCCGCCAGCTCACGCCGATCGGCACCCGGCAGCTCCAGGGACGCCACCTCGACGTCGACGACGGTCACCCGGGTCCGCACCGTGCGGCTCAGGGACTGCCACAGCGAGTCGTCTCCCACGAACGCCGTCACCGTCGAGGGCCGCCCGTCGCGGTGGTGGTAGGTCAGCCGGAGCGGCTGCACCGGCCGGCCGGAGTCGACGGCGGCCTGGAACATCGCCGGACGGAACTGGCCGTAGGCCAGCCCGCACCAGGTGGTGCCTTCCGGGAACGCGACGACGGTCTGCCCGTTGCGCAGCCGCTCGGCTACCGTCGCGACGACCTGCGGCAGCCGGCGCAGGCTGGCGCGGTCGATCGGGATGACCTTCATGATCCGCGCCGCCAGGCCGACGGCAGGCCAGTCGATGAGGTCGGCGCGCGCGACGAACGCCCCCGGCAGCACCGAACCGATGACGAAGGTGTCCACCCAGGAGACGTGGCCGCTGACCACCAGCACACCGCGCAGGTTGCGAATCGGGCCGCCCGACACGGTGATTCGCACACCGAGGCAGCGCAGGAAGGTCCGGCAGTACAGCCGCTGGACACGACCGCGCCCCGGCAGCGGCACCGCCAGCAACGGCACCACCATCAGCAGCATCAAGGCCGCCGCGATCCGGTAGGTCGCCCGCATTGCCGCGACCAACCGCCGCGACGGCGGGGCACCGCCGGCGCGCACACAGCTGCTGTCACACAGTGCACGCGGCAGCCACGCGTGCTCGGTCACCGTCATGGGTTTCTCCCGACTCCGTCGGCCATCTCGCCGGCCGCCGACACCGACCTCAGCCTGGTCAGGTAGCGCGTATCGGCCTGCCGCTTGTCCAGCAGGGCCGGGAAGTCGCCGACGCCGAACTCGGGGTCGTGCGCGGGTTCTCCGCACACCCGGGCGCCCAGGCGCAGGTAACCGCGCATCAGCGGCGGGATCGTCGGCCGGGCCGGCGGGGCGATGTCGTCGAGACCCTTACCGCCCAGCACGACCGGCCGGTACGGATACACCGTGTGCTCGGCTGCGGCGGCGTGGCGGCGCAGCACGAAATCGCGCACCCCGCGAACCTGGCTGCCCGGGGCGCCGGCTGGATCTGTCGGGTGCGTCGGCACCGAGACACACCCGGTGACGTAGTCGTATCCGCAGCGGTCCAGATAGGCCAGGATGCCGGCCCACATGAGCAGCACCACCGCGCCGTTGCGGTGGTCGGCGCGCACCACCGCGCGGCCCATCTCCACCAGCGACGGCCGCAGCGCGTCCAGCGACCTGACATCGAATTCGGTTGCGGTGTAGAGACTTCCGGCGGCGATCGCACCGGGCGGCGGCAGCATGCGGTAGCAGCCGACGACCTCTCCGGAGATGTCTTCGCGCACCAGCAGGTGGTCACAGAATTCGTCGAACCGGTCGGCGTCACGGCCGTCGCCGTCGGCGGGCAGCGTGTAGCCGGGTTCGGTGGTGAACACCTGATACCGCAGCCGCTGGGCCGCGTCGATCAGGCTGGGGTCGGTGGACAGCAGGAGTGAGTAGCGCGGGCCGCGCAGCGCGGCGGATTCGTTTCGGTCGGGGGCTATGAGTACGGATGCAGTGCTCATACCTGAACGGTTGCTGAGCCGTTCGGCGAGATGTCAACGCCAGCGTGACGTGTTCGTGCACGCTCGATGACCAATAAAAGCGACGGCCCCCGAACGCCGTGCGGGCGCGCGGGGGCCGTTGCCTTGGTGCTGTGAGTTAACCCTTGCGGGACTTGACCGCGTCGGTCAGCTGGGGCGTGACGTTGAACAGGTCACCGACGATGCCGTAATCGGCGATCTCGAAGATCGGTGCTTCCTCGTCCTTGTTGACCGCGATGATCGTCTTGGACGTCTGCATGCCCGCGCGGTGCTGGATAGCCCCGGAGATGCCCAGCGCGATGTACAGCTGCGGCGAGACCGTCTTTCCGGTCTGGCCCACCTGGAACTGGCCCGGGTAGTAGCCGGAGTCGACGGCGGCACGCGATGCACCGACGGCGCCACCCAGCGAGTCGGCCAGGTCCTCGACAACCGAGAACTTGTCGGCACTGCCGACACCACGGCCACCGGAGACCACAACGCTGGCCTCGGTGAGCTCCGGGCGGTCGCCGGCCACGGCGGGCTCGCGCTTGGTGATCTTGGTGGCGTTCTCGGCCTGTGCGGGGACCTCAACGGTCACCTGCTCGCCGGCACCGGCTTCAGGCGCGGCGTCGACGGCACCCGGGCGCAGGGTGATCACCGGGGTGTCACCGGTGGCCTTGGCCTCGACGGTGAAGGCGCCACCGAAGATGCTGTGGACACCCACTCCGCCTTCTTTGACCTCGACGACGTCGGACAGCACACCGGCGCCGGTCCGTGCGGCCAGCCGGCCCGCGATCTCCTTGCCGTCGGCGTTGGCCGCCAGCAGCACGGCGGCCGGGGTGGCCGACTCCACCAGCGACGCCAGAACGTCGACGAACGGGGTGATCAGGTAGCCCGCGGCATCGTCGGATTCGGCGACGTAGATCTTGGCCGCACCGGCGGCCTTGAGGTCGTCGACGAGCGGCGCGGCGGTGCCGGGGGCACCGACCACGACGGCCGACGGCTCGCCCAGGGCACGGGCGGCGGTGATGAGCTCGGCGGTGACTTTCTTCACCGCACCTTCGGCGTGCTCGACGAGCACAAGTACTTCAGCCATAGCTGTTCAGCCTCTTTGTCTTTCGAGTGGTCCGGGAAGGAATTAGATGATCTTTTGGGCGACCAGGTACTGGGCGATCTTGCTGCCGCCGTCGCCTTCGTCGGTGATCTTCTCGCCTGCGGTCTTCGGCGGCTTCGGCGTGGACGACAGCACCGAAGTGCCGGCGTTGGCCAGGCCGACCTCGTCGCCCTCGACGCCGATCTCGGCCAGCGTCAGGGTGGTCACTTCCTTCTTCTTCGCGGCCATGATGCCCTTGAAGGACGGGAAGCGCGGCTCGTTGATCTTCTCGTTGACGCTGATCACCGCGGGCAGTGAGGCCTCGAGGGTGAACACGCCGTCGTCGGTCTCGCGCTCGCCGGTGATCTTGCCGCCCTCGACGCTCACCTTGCGCAGGTGCGTCAGCTGGGGCAGGCCGAGATACTCGGCGATGATGGCCGGGACCGCACCGCCGGTGCCGTCGGTGGCCTCGTTACCGGCGATGACCAGCTCGGTGCCCTCGATGGCGCCCAGCGCGCGGGCCAGGGCCCAGCCGGTCTGCACCATGTCGGAGCCGTGCAGGCCGTCGTCGAGCAGGTGCACGGCCTTGTCGGCACCCATCGACAGCGCCTTGCGGATCGCCTCGGTGGCGCGCGCGGGCCGGCGGTCAGCACGGTGACGGTGCCCGCGGCGTCGCCTTCGCGCTCCTTGATCAACAGCGCCTCTTCAACGGCACGCTCGTTGATCTCGTCCAGCACGGCATCGGCGGCGTCGCGATCGAGCGTGTAGTCACCGTCGGACAACTTGCGCTCGGACCACGTGTCTGGGACCTGTTTGATCAGGACCACGATGTTCGTCATGAGTCTTCTACGTCCTCCTGGCAGGCGTCCTGCGGCCAGAAAAGGTCGCAAGACTTTTGGTCATTCCGCAACACACATCATGTTA
This is a stretch of genomic DNA from Mycobacterium sp. ELW1. It encodes these proteins:
- the mnmA gene encoding tRNA 2-thiouridine(34) synthase MnmA encodes the protein MKVLAAMSGGVDSSVAAARMVDAGHEVVGVHLALSRQPGTLRTGSRGCCSKEDAGDARRVADVLGIPFYVWDFADKFAEDVIDDFVASYERGETPNPCVRCNEKIKFSALAAKALALGFDAVATGHYARLSDGRLRRAVDVDKDQSYVLGVLTAQQLRHAAFPIGDTPKPAIRDEAARRGLSVADKPDSHDICFIPSGDTQAFLGARIGVRRGAVVDDATGAVLAEHDGVHGFTIGQRKGLGIAGPGPDGLPRYVTAIDAESQTVRVGAKEDLEVQSLTGIRPVFTSGVAPTGPVECEVQVRAHGGVVPAVAEAVGDELRVSLRVPLRGVAPGQTLVLYRPDPAGDEVVASATISRPESC
- a CDS encoding cysteine desulfurase family protein, encoding MSPTAGPVYLDHAATTPMHPAAIEAMTAALATVGNASSLHTAGRDARRRMEEARETIAARLGARPSEVIFTAGGTESDNLAVKGIYWARRDAEPARRRIVTTAVEHHAVLDGVTWLAEHEGAEVTFLPTEPDGSVTAAALREALTEHDDVALVTVMWANNEVGTIMPIAELAAVAAEFDVPIHSDAVQAVGHIPVDFAGSNLSAISLAAHKFGGPTGVGALLLRRATACVPLLHGGGQERDVRSGTPDVAGVVAMAAAADVAVESLDATGARLRYLRDRLVNGVLDSIADTGVNGALGDRRLPGNTHFTFRGCEGDSLLMLLDANGIECSTGSACTAGVAQPSHVLLAMGADADAARGSLRLSLGHTSTEADVDAALRVLPAAVERARQAALASSSLGALR
- a CDS encoding lysophospholipid acyltransferase family protein; amino-acid sequence: MTVTEHAWLPRALCDSSCVRAGGAPPSRRLVAAMRATYRIAAALMLLMVVPLLAVPLPGRGRVQRLYCRTFLRCLGVRITVSGGPIRNLRGVLVVSGHVSWVDTFVIGSVLPGAFVARADLIDWPAVGLAARIMKVIPIDRASLRRLPQVVATVAERLRNGQTVVAFPEGTTWCGLAYGQFRPAMFQAAVDSGRPVQPLRLTYHHRDGRPSTVTAFVGDDSLWQSLSRTVRTRVTVVDVEVASLELPGADRRELAARCEVAVRGQIAPRFQHSHALAG
- a CDS encoding GNAT family N-acyltransferase, whose translation is MSTASVLIAPDRNESAALRGPRYSLLLSTDPSLIDAAQRLRYQVFTTEPGYTLPADGDGRDADRFDEFCDHLLVREDISGEVVGCYRMLPPPGAIAAGSLYTATEFDVRSLDALRPSLVEMGRAVVRADHRNGAVVLLMWAGILAYLDRCGYDYVTGCVSVPTHPTDPAGAPGSQVRGVRDFVLRRHAAAAEHTVYPYRPVVLGGKGLDDIAPPARPTIPPLMRGYLRLGARVCGEPAHDPEFGVGDFPALLDKRQADTRYLTRLRSVSAAGEMADGVGRNP
- a CDS encoding electron transfer flavoprotein subunit alpha/FixB family protein, with product MAEVLVLVEHAEGAVKKVTAELITAARALGEPSAVVVGAPGTAAPLVDDLKAAGAAKIYVAESDDAAGYLITPFVDVLASLVESATPAAVLLAANADGKEIAGRLAARTGAGVLSDVVEVKEGGVGVHSIFGGAFTVEAKATGDTPVITLRPGAVDAAPEAGAGEQVTVEVPAQAENATKITKREPAVAGDRPELTEASVVVSGGRGVGSADKFSVVEDLADSLGGAVGASRAAVDSGYYPGQFQVGQTGKTVSPQLYIALGISGAIQHRAGMQTSKTIIAVNKDEEAPIFEIADYGIVGDLFNVTPQLTDAVKSRKG